A portion of the Paenibacillus marchantiae genome contains these proteins:
- the gpr gene encoding GPR endopeptidase gives MTLDLQNYAVRTDLAIDSKEMAQGGQKQTIPGLREDVDEKDGIKITRIDVLDDAAATAIGRVKGHYVTLEVPSLRNGDTDLQERVAAEFTREMEDFLAKAGINKTSKVLIVGLGNLNVTPDSLGPLVVENLMVTRQYFELVPDQVAPGYREVSAIAPGVLGTTGIESSDIVQAIVDRTKPDAIIAIDALASRSLERVNTTIQVADIGIHPGSGIGNKRRGLTREILGVPCIAIGVPTVCYASTIVNNVIEMMRTHFRQETDQTKQIMGMLDDIGENDRLSLVKEVLEPLGHDLIVTPKEIDEFVEDIANIIATGLNAALHDAVNAENVAAYTH, from the coding sequence ATGACACTGGATTTGCAAAATTATGCAGTTCGTACCGACTTGGCAATTGACTCCAAGGAGATGGCTCAGGGGGGACAGAAACAGACGATTCCCGGGCTGCGGGAGGATGTGGATGAGAAAGACGGTATCAAAATCACACGTATTGATGTGCTTGATGATGCAGCCGCTACAGCAATTGGGCGTGTAAAGGGGCACTATGTCACTTTGGAGGTTCCATCGCTTCGTAACGGGGATACCGATCTTCAGGAGCGGGTGGCGGCAGAATTCACGCGAGAGATGGAAGATTTTTTGGCCAAAGCGGGAATTAACAAGACGTCCAAGGTGCTGATTGTGGGTTTGGGCAACCTGAACGTCACGCCTGATTCACTTGGTCCGCTGGTAGTGGAGAATCTGATGGTTACCCGTCAGTATTTTGAGCTGGTGCCGGATCAGGTTGCACCGGGGTATCGGGAAGTCAGTGCCATTGCGCCAGGTGTGCTGGGGACAACGGGTATAGAATCCAGTGACATCGTACAAGCGATCGTGGATCGAACGAAACCGGATGCAATCATTGCGATTGATGCGCTGGCTTCACGCTCCCTCGAACGTGTTAATACAACGATTCAAGTGGCAGACATCGGCATTCATCCTGGCTCAGGAATTGGGAACAAGCGACGTGGACTGACACGTGAAATATTGGGTGTTCCCTGCATTGCCATCGGTGTACCTACCGTATGTTATGCGTCGACCATTGTGAATAACGTCATCGAAATGATGCGTACTCATTTTCGGCAGGAGACCGACCAAACGAAACAGATTATGGGCATGCTGGACGATATCGGCGAAAATGACCGTCTCAGTTTGGTAAAAGAGGTACTGGAGCCACTAGGCCATGATCTGATCGTTACGCCCAAAGAAATCGACGAGTTTGTCGAAGATATTGCCAATATTATTGCAACCGGTCTAAATGCAGCTCTCCATGATGCGGTAAATGCGGAGAATGTAGCTGCCTACACCCATTAA
- the rpsT gene encoding 30S ribosomal protein S20 produces the protein MPNIKSAVKRVKTSDKRRALNASQKSALRTAVKAADAALVSNEVDTAKAAIQAASKKLDKAVTKGLVHKNAAARKKSRLAKKLNALSAQA, from the coding sequence ATGCCAAACATCAAATCCGCTGTTAAACGCGTAAAAACGAGCGACAAGCGCCGCGCACTCAACGCTTCCCAGAAATCTGCACTCCGTACAGCTGTTAAAGCTGCTGATGCTGCTCTGGTAAGTAACGAAGTTGATACTGCAAAAGCTGCGATTCAAGCTGCTTCCAAAAAGCTGGACAAGGCTGTAACTAAAGGTCTGGTTCATAAAAATGCTGCAGCCCGCAAAAAGTCTCGCTTGGCGAAAAAACTGAACGCTCTTTCCGCACAAGCGTAA
- the holA gene encoding DNA polymerase III subunit delta, translated as MDVKSATKAIRNGETAPVYVLYGTEKYQIQQFTDMLKQQVIEEEHREFAIIPYDLSETPVEVVIEEAETVPFLVPRKLIIVRDANLFTAGKDSKMDHQIDRLLTYMDNPADYSIIVFLAQGDKLDERKKLVKAAKKQAVVLAFAPLSGEELLGWIVKLAKQRDVSFETGAADTLVSYAGTGLQTLSAEVDKLCLFAGNGGTIKRADIESLVARSTEQNVFALVEELANLRLEKALGLFYELLKQREEPIKIAALIARQFRIMIQVKELGQQSYSQQQIASQLGLHPYAVKIAGEQARKFQAERLRLILSHLSELDYQMKTGAVDKVLGLELFLLRLGA; from the coding sequence ATGGATGTAAAGAGTGCGACAAAGGCAATACGTAATGGAGAAACGGCTCCGGTATATGTGCTGTACGGAACGGAGAAGTACCAGATACAGCAATTTACGGATATGTTAAAACAACAGGTAATTGAAGAAGAGCACCGAGAATTTGCGATCATTCCATATGATCTCTCTGAGACACCTGTGGAGGTGGTCATTGAAGAAGCGGAGACGGTTCCTTTTCTTGTTCCACGTAAACTCATTATCGTTCGCGATGCTAATTTGTTTACAGCAGGCAAGGATTCCAAAATGGATCACCAGATTGATCGGCTGCTTACATATATGGACAATCCGGCAGATTATAGTATTATTGTGTTTCTGGCCCAAGGGGATAAGCTGGATGAGCGTAAAAAACTAGTTAAGGCAGCCAAGAAACAAGCCGTTGTCCTTGCGTTCGCTCCACTAAGTGGTGAAGAGCTGCTGGGTTGGATTGTAAAGCTGGCGAAGCAACGGGATGTATCTTTTGAGACTGGAGCAGCTGACACGCTTGTTAGTTATGCAGGAACAGGCTTGCAGACGTTATCTGCGGAAGTGGACAAGTTGTGTTTGTTCGCTGGTAACGGAGGCACGATTAAACGCGCAGATATCGAATCTTTGGTGGCGCGAAGTACCGAGCAGAATGTGTTCGCGTTGGTGGAGGAGCTTGCTAACTTGAGGCTGGAGAAAGCGTTGGGTCTTTTTTATGAGTTGCTGAAGCAGCGTGAAGAACCAATCAAAATTGCTGCCTTGATTGCCCGTCAATTTCGAATTATGATTCAGGTAAAGGAGTTAGGGCAGCAGAGTTACTCCCAACAGCAGATTGCCAGTCAGCTTGGTCTGCATCCGTATGCTGTCAAAATTGCTGGTGAACAGGCTCGCAAGTTTCAGGCAGAACGTTTGAGGCTAATTCTGAGTCATCTCAGTGAACTGGATTATCAGATGAAGACCGGGGCAGTGGATAAAGTGCTCGGACTAGAGCTTTTCTTGTTAAGGCTCGGTGCTTAA
- a CDS encoding anti-sigma factor family protein, which yields MKCEEVVEWMHRYLDHDLGEAETAQMLQHVAQCAECAENFSLLRALSRELEDLPQVTPRFSLVDAIMPQLDAIDEAKREQSSTIQEMSPVPAAFENLQRSSERKPKQKWLNSMAGRMSMGAAAAAVVLGVAIFGYQPEKIENAEMIMSTGSTQEGGNEDQNPLSREINNEDSSSSLQSDNSVWIDSSESQPSAEDKQAQEVGPEENGSEKVQEPELKEDQPSKQPDTGSELKKSDSTKNAPSSSNPADSTKSADQQKSQGSGAATGPSAGSTESGATEPENGDAQSFTTSQDMPDVKVEEPTEGVTSPDSETGMDAAGGNKGLAATDSGALATTTPKEWKSPDGSYLVMLLGDQISIYSKPAADPDVLNLVEQRSVEGTLKSASWSKDSTVFNYETDQDGTTVKKSFNVSTGSSGTSGK from the coding sequence ATGAAATGCGAAGAGGTGGTGGAATGGATGCACCGGTATCTGGATCATGATCTGGGCGAGGCGGAAACTGCGCAGATGCTACAGCATGTGGCCCAATGCGCGGAGTGCGCCGAAAATTTTAGTTTGCTCAGAGCTCTCTCCAGAGAACTGGAAGATTTGCCGCAGGTAACCCCGAGATTCAGTCTGGTTGATGCCATTATGCCGCAACTGGATGCAATCGACGAAGCGAAAAGGGAACAAAGCAGTACAATACAGGAAATGAGTCCTGTCCCTGCTGCATTTGAGAATTTACAGCGTTCAAGTGAGCGGAAACCGAAGCAAAAATGGTTGAATTCTATGGCGGGCCGGATGTCCATGGGCGCAGCAGCAGCCGCTGTTGTACTGGGCGTTGCCATTTTTGGATATCAGCCAGAGAAGATTGAAAATGCAGAAATGATAATGAGCACGGGCAGTACCCAAGAAGGCGGGAATGAGGATCAAAATCCACTGAGCAGAGAGATCAACAATGAAGATTCTTCCTCCTCACTACAGAGCGATAACAGTGTGTGGATCGATAGTTCGGAAAGTCAGCCATCCGCTGAAGATAAACAAGCTCAAGAGGTTGGTCCTGAAGAAAATGGTTCAGAAAAGGTGCAGGAACCAGAATTGAAGGAAGACCAACCTTCTAAACAGCCGGATACTGGATCAGAATTGAAAAAGAGTGATTCAACGAAAAACGCCCCTTCCAGTTCCAATCCTGCCGATAGTACCAAGAGTGCAGATCAGCAAAAAAGTCAGGGTTCAGGAGCTGCTACCGGACCTTCGGCAGGTTCTACTGAGAGCGGAGCAACGGAGCCTGAAAATGGGGATGCACAATCATTCACTACTTCTCAGGATATGCCTGATGTTAAGGTAGAAGAGCCAACAGAGGGCGTGACGAGTCCTGATTCCGAGACAGGCATGGATGCAGCGGGAGGAAATAAGGGATTGGCTGCCACGGATTCAGGTGCACTTGCTACGACGACTCCAAAAGAATGGAAGTCACCCGATGGCTCCTATCTGGTCATGCTACTCGGCGATCAGATCAGCATTTACTCTAAACCTGCTGCTGACCCGGATGTGCTTAATCTGGTCGAGCAACGTAGTGTGGAGGGTACACTAAAATCTGCGAGCTGGTCCAAGGATAGCACCGTATTCAATTACGAGACAGATCAAGATGGGACAACAGTGAAGAAATCGTTTAATGTGTCCACTGGTTCAAGCGGGACCTCTGGTAAATAG
- a CDS encoding RNA polymerase sigma factor yields the protein MVEPELIRAAQSGDRDALITLLRDIEQHVYRTAYYILNNEQDALDAAQEALIRIYTKINSYEEKAQFKTWVQRIVTNICIDKFRRTKPSVSIDEHDMVFQDNQDVEFEVMSTYVAKDIQDAINKLPEHHRTVIVLRYLQDLSYNEIADCLDLPLNTVKSYLFRARQQLQNLLQEYQKGGVTG from the coding sequence GTGGTAGAGCCGGAACTCATCAGAGCCGCTCAATCGGGCGATCGCGACGCTCTAATTACCCTATTGCGGGACATTGAACAGCATGTTTATCGGACCGCATATTACATTCTAAATAATGAACAAGACGCTTTGGATGCTGCTCAGGAAGCGTTGATCCGAATTTACACCAAGATTAATTCATATGAGGAAAAGGCCCAGTTTAAGACATGGGTTCAGCGCATCGTCACGAATATCTGTATTGACAAATTCAGAAGAACCAAGCCCTCCGTCTCCATTGACGAGCATGATATGGTTTTTCAGGACAATCAGGATGTGGAATTCGAAGTGATGTCCACATATGTGGCAAAGGATATTCAGGATGCCATTAACAAGCTGCCTGAGCATCATCGTACCGTTATTGTTCTAAGATATTTGCAGGACTTATCCTATAACGAAATTGCGGATTGCCTCGATCTTCCGTTGAATACGGTTAAATCTTATTTATTTAGAGCCAGACAGCAATTACAGAATCTACTACAGGAGTATCAGAAAGGTGGTGTGACAGGATGA
- a CDS encoding AlbA family DNA-binding domain-containing protein produces MIRAEQLCEAVISFANSQGGDLIIGVNEEEGVPIRLVGVECKDIDKEKLRLLEIFRSRIEPRITNIETEFIEIEVLKYVIVIRTQRSWLRPHRCSHNSKFFARQSNGKYELDVQQLRQMFLGSSGFKVKYGNFHVERVAYHIDKINRNSFSLLHFVPVTAFENSNVVDLSGYLI; encoded by the coding sequence TTGATTAGAGCTGAACAATTATGTGAGGCAGTGATTTCATTTGCAAATTCGCAAGGTGGTGACTTAATAATTGGAGTGAATGAGGAGGAGGGAGTGCCAATTCGACTCGTTGGAGTTGAATGTAAAGATATAGACAAGGAGAAGTTAAGATTACTCGAAATTTTTCGAAGTCGAATCGAGCCCAGGATCACTAATATCGAGACTGAATTCATTGAAATTGAAGTATTAAAGTACGTGATAGTAATACGTACACAAAGGAGCTGGCTCCGTCCGCACAGATGTAGTCACAACTCGAAATTTTTTGCTCGTCAGTCGAACGGTAAATACGAATTGGATGTGCAACAACTTCGTCAGATGTTTTTAGGGAGTTCTGGATTTAAAGTAAAGTATGGTAACTTCCATGTAGAACGAGTTGCTTATCATATAGACAAGATCAACAGAAATTCATTTTCACTTCTTCATTTTGTTCCGGTAACGGCTTTTGAAAATTCAAATGTAGTTGATTTATCAGGGTATTTAATCTAA
- a CDS encoding DUF4238 domain-containing protein, translating to MDTEAIYHHLTPQTYMKAWKHGKSSIYVVKKGSDGIGEEKNTKRFAGIDDYHTIRAGSLSGNDKDFEYFFEPLKEYVVKLDGNTLENPRDMNLNFYKFDEWIISDLKDNLVSDEVKRLLRSTVRLRTRKDIERNWDRNYENYWNSIHKEIKEVVSSTDAYSSTTLKRDDLIKFMVSLEWRTKPYHPVLQKALDSVLQYNSFSIDFKSIGIPKEERLLPFLETLYDEYAHSYILKLYRQFLNGTGVIMDEVNTFVNESTIVFLRAPNNGEFITSDNPVCRYTNLVGKIEYIFPVDPNIACTLLKGPHMNQYLVRDLTKDELIVYNNRLKDNCNDGYILRVQDHEMYFGNGKK from the coding sequence ATGGATACTGAAGCAATATATCATCATCTTACTCCTCAAACCTATATGAAGGCCTGGAAGCATGGGAAATCGTCAATCTATGTTGTGAAAAAAGGAAGCGACGGTATAGGGGAAGAAAAGAACACCAAAAGATTTGCAGGGATTGATGATTATCATACAATTAGAGCAGGCTCTCTTAGTGGTAACGATAAAGATTTCGAATATTTTTTTGAACCATTGAAAGAATATGTTGTTAAATTGGACGGTAATACATTGGAAAATCCAAGAGATATGAATCTAAACTTTTATAAATTCGATGAATGGATTATTTCTGACTTGAAAGACAATCTAGTTTCAGATGAAGTAAAACGATTGCTTAGGAGTACTGTACGTTTAAGAACAAGAAAAGATATTGAAAGAAATTGGGATCGTAACTATGAAAATTATTGGAACTCAATTCATAAAGAAATTAAGGAGGTAGTATCGTCAACTGATGCTTATTCATCAACTACATTAAAAAGAGACGATCTAATTAAGTTTATGGTTTCCCTTGAATGGCGAACGAAACCTTATCATCCAGTTTTACAAAAAGCATTGGATTCAGTCTTACAATACAACTCTTTTAGTATCGACTTTAAATCAATCGGAATTCCAAAAGAAGAACGGTTATTACCATTTTTAGAGACATTATATGATGAATATGCTCATAGTTATATATTGAAATTATATCGTCAATTTCTTAATGGGACTGGAGTGATCATGGATGAGGTTAATACATTTGTTAATGAGTCAACCATTGTTTTCTTAAGAGCTCCTAATAATGGAGAATTCATAACCAGTGATAATCCTGTTTGTAGATATACTAATCTTGTAGGCAAAATCGAGTATATCTTCCCTGTAGATCCCAATATTGCTTGTACATTATTAAAAGGCCCTCATATGAATCAATATTTAGTAAGAGATCTTACAAAAGATGAGCTTATTGTTTACAACAATAGGTTAAAAGACAATTGCAACGATGGTTATATTCTACGTGTGCAAGATCATGAAATGTATTTTGGTAATGGGAAAAAATAA
- a CDS encoding MPN domain-containing protein: protein MLLHRYRDPNGTFEVEFEDNVLTRLLGQCICFGKLETGGILVGYYDDMLQKAIIVQGSGAPRDSKHTRTRFYRGVDGLKDWLEEVWRIDKAYYLGEWHFHPFASSKMSSIDRVQMNKISADKTIHCPEPVLLIIGGDPSSIFSISLTVFNGEQPVDLTEHTVELI, encoded by the coding sequence ATGCTTCTTCATCGATATCGTGATCCAAATGGAACGTTTGAAGTGGAATTTGAAGATAACGTGTTAACACGATTGCTCGGACAATGTATATGTTTTGGGAAGTTAGAGACTGGCGGTATCCTAGTGGGTTATTACGATGATATGTTACAAAAAGCGATAATTGTCCAGGGAAGTGGCGCGCCGAGAGATTCTAAGCACACAAGGACTCGGTTTTATAGAGGAGTCGATGGTCTCAAAGATTGGCTTGAAGAAGTGTGGAGAATAGATAAAGCTTATTATTTGGGAGAATGGCATTTCCATCCCTTTGCTTCAAGTAAAATGAGTTCAATTGACCGTGTTCAAATGAATAAAATTTCAGCTGATAAAACAATTCACTGTCCAGAACCAGTATTGTTAATCATTGGTGGTGATCCTAGCAGCATATTCTCTATTAGTCTTACCGTATTTAATGGTGAGCAGCCGGTAGACCTTACAGAACATACGGTTGAATTAATTTAA
- a CDS encoding ThiF family adenylyltransferase: protein MTEKNILPEPISFACSHLEVLEGYEQLEDMFWFEKLESWVLHFSIIVPEVNQSSISLSTQWYMLIDPLYPRGSISIYPDKNRSIINTYHHQNENIATEDYPWRWGKICTDWDNGNLDRLSDNEELLDAEHRIYWHVERLKLWIVAASNGSLMKEGDHFELPHISFTRKMTEKIVFAEEYQHLNNWNSVKSRSGLLSLRAIKQFPDIIFVSQLVNNKSEVVQSYDWGKLFDVSSDTEQYYGVWLLLHSHPTLSSWSYPKTIEELDFVCRLQQIDLWKEVYDSMHTFRERDRNFILIGFPIPQIIGQENQVLHWIAIEIPKLSKKVKKVKGFRKVNDYYFLIDRLNELKPSKELRYLPTENWSKEAILSRGSLNKEMQQDSIFLIGAGALGSAIGELLSRTGVSKITICDEDTLKIGNLSRHILGLEYLSSNKAESLSFRINKNNLHIRSSAITSRFPNINEEEVDCLENHDVVIDTTGSDTVINHLNLFDWTLPKRFISISLGFGAKRMFLLLSNKHPFPRKTFFEFLQPWLALEREENKDTVLPREGIGCYHPLFPARLDDIWTMAGLAIKEMEAWWPDSFGSNIFAVYEHQQFNGMPAGVILKQREVF, encoded by the coding sequence ATGACTGAGAAAAATATTTTGCCAGAACCGATTAGTTTTGCATGTAGTCATCTAGAAGTTTTGGAAGGATACGAACAGTTAGAGGATATGTTTTGGTTTGAAAAATTAGAAAGTTGGGTACTTCACTTCAGCATAATAGTACCTGAAGTTAACCAATCCTCTATTTCTTTATCCACTCAATGGTATATGCTAATAGATCCCCTTTATCCAAGGGGGTCTATTAGCATATATCCTGATAAAAATAGAAGTATCATAAATACGTATCACCATCAAAATGAGAACATTGCAACAGAAGATTACCCTTGGAGATGGGGGAAGATTTGTACTGATTGGGATAACGGGAACTTGGATAGGTTGTCTGATAATGAAGAACTGTTAGATGCTGAACACCGAATTTATTGGCATGTTGAACGTCTTAAATTGTGGATTGTGGCAGCTTCAAATGGTTCTTTGATGAAGGAAGGCGATCATTTCGAACTTCCTCATATCTCATTTACAAGGAAAATGACAGAAAAAATCGTTTTTGCTGAGGAGTATCAACATCTTAATAATTGGAATTCGGTTAAGTCGAGATCAGGTTTACTTTCTCTAAGAGCAATAAAACAATTCCCCGATATTATTTTTGTCTCACAACTTGTAAATAATAAAAGTGAAGTGGTACAGAGTTATGACTGGGGTAAACTATTTGACGTTTCCTCTGATACTGAACAATATTATGGTGTCTGGTTACTACTGCATTCCCACCCTACACTAAGTTCATGGTCATATCCCAAGACAATTGAGGAATTGGATTTTGTCTGTAGACTTCAACAAATAGATCTCTGGAAAGAGGTCTATGATTCAATGCATACATTTAGAGAACGTGATAGAAACTTCATATTAATTGGTTTCCCCATTCCTCAAATAATTGGACAAGAAAATCAAGTTTTACATTGGATAGCTATAGAAATACCAAAGCTCAGTAAAAAAGTAAAGAAAGTGAAAGGTTTTAGGAAAGTTAACGACTATTATTTCCTAATAGATCGCTTGAATGAGCTAAAGCCAAGTAAGGAGTTGAGGTACCTTCCTACAGAAAATTGGAGCAAAGAGGCAATTCTAAGTAGAGGAAGTTTGAATAAGGAAATGCAACAGGATAGCATATTTTTAATAGGTGCTGGTGCATTGGGCTCAGCAATTGGCGAACTACTTTCTCGCACGGGAGTTTCAAAGATTACAATTTGTGATGAAGATACATTGAAAATAGGAAATCTGTCTAGGCACATACTTGGTCTAGAATATTTGTCCTCAAATAAAGCTGAATCCTTATCATTTAGAATCAACAAAAATAATTTGCACATTAGATCATCAGCTATTACAAGTCGGTTCCCGAATATTAATGAAGAAGAGGTGGATTGTTTAGAAAATCACGATGTTGTTATTGATACAACCGGTAGCGATACAGTTATTAACCATTTAAATTTGTTTGATTGGACACTCCCTAAAAGGTTTATTTCTATTTCACTTGGATTCGGGGCTAAAAGAATGTTTTTATTATTATCCAATAAGCACCCTTTTCCACGGAAAACATTCTTTGAATTTCTCCAGCCTTGGTTAGCTTTAGAACGAGAAGAGAATAAGGATACAGTATTACCAAGAGAAGGAATCGGATGTTATCACCCTCTATTCCCAGCTCGATTAGATGATATATGGACTATGGCCGGATTAGCTATCAAAGAAATGGAAGCTTGGTGGCCAGATTCGTTTGGTTCTAACATATTCGCTGTTTATGAGCATCAACAGTTTAATGGAATGCCGGCAGGGGTCATTTTAAAACAACGAGAGGTGTTTTAA
- a CDS encoding SMODS domain-containing nucleotidyltransferase, with protein MNIPTYFARFLKEIRLTENQVDDLIKGHTTLRNRLEEDEEISKIIVSTFLQGSYRRSTAVRPKGESRSDVDVIVVTKLSMEEYSNPEDALQKFVPFMEKHYAGKYEIQGRSIGISLSYVDLDVVITAAPSESEEGILESNSVTDLRSLEDIETWSLKKSWEVLNETMDSSSVLKTYSNVNEPEWKSVPLWIPDREAEEWKQTDPLAQIKWTQEKNKSCNRHYVNVVKALKWWRRLNNVPKYPKGYPFEHLIGMCCPDDIQSVGQGVTEVLEKIVSDYSTKPIMPDHGVPDHDVMARVSDEEYKDFYEIIKEAAVIARKATDATTVKESAEAWNELFGSKFKLPETSNSISKESSGSFSARVDHIPDEIKGGRFG; from the coding sequence ATGAATATTCCTACCTACTTTGCAAGATTTCTTAAAGAAATTCGATTAACAGAGAATCAAGTGGATGATCTTATTAAAGGCCACACAACGCTAAGAAATCGATTAGAAGAAGATGAAGAAATATCTAAAATTATCGTGAGTACATTTCTCCAAGGGAGTTATCGAAGATCTACAGCTGTTCGTCCAAAAGGAGAGAGTCGTTCGGATGTCGATGTCATTGTGGTAACTAAACTGAGTATGGAGGAATACAGCAATCCAGAAGATGCTCTTCAAAAATTTGTTCCTTTTATGGAGAAACACTATGCAGGTAAATATGAAATTCAGGGACGTTCAATTGGAATATCATTAAGTTATGTAGATCTAGATGTTGTTATTACTGCAGCTCCTTCAGAAAGTGAAGAAGGGATATTAGAATCTAATAGTGTAACCGACTTACGATCTTTGGAAGATATTGAAACCTGGTCATTGAAGAAATCTTGGGAAGTTCTTAATGAAACAATGGATTCAAGTTCTGTTCTAAAAACATATTCAAATGTGAACGAACCTGAATGGAAATCAGTTCCTCTTTGGATTCCGGATAGAGAGGCAGAAGAGTGGAAACAAACCGACCCTCTTGCTCAAATAAAATGGACCCAAGAAAAAAACAAATCTTGTAATCGTCACTATGTTAATGTCGTTAAGGCTCTAAAATGGTGGCGCAGACTAAATAATGTTCCTAAATATCCCAAAGGGTACCCCTTTGAACATTTAATAGGGATGTGTTGTCCAGATGATATTCAAAGTGTAGGACAAGGAGTCACTGAGGTTTTAGAGAAAATTGTAAGTGACTACTCCACTAAACCTATTATGCCTGACCACGGTGTTCCTGATCATGATGTAATGGCAAGAGTTTCGGATGAGGAATATAAAGATTTCTATGAAATTATTAAAGAAGCTGCAGTAATTGCAAGAAAAGCTACTGATGCAACTACTGTTAAAGAAAGTGCGGAAGCTTGGAATGAGTTGTTTGGATCGAAATTTAAGTTGCCTGAGACTTCAAACAGTATCAGTAAGGAAAGTTCAGGTAGCTTCTCTGCAAGGGTAGATCATATTCCTGATGAAATCAAAGGTGGAAGGTTTGGATGA
- a CDS encoding SAVED domain-containing protein: MGKAIDAINAGLTYQNLYFWVFASELLHKESNIRIVSYEDDRVKSLDDVVVEYVKPIAGDYGIDDEITMDFYQVKYHVKNTEQIELLDLINPSFINASTHSFLHRVRDAIKQGYTKARFHLLTPWNIQKGDLLEKLLDNHHNKLNLDLFFDGRQRSKIALARKSMIEQLELRDEDELRQILRSIRIQHSKPGISIMIKEQLNTKLMLAGLKPIDATILVNPYNDLIVNCASKGSKKFNKDNLLRLCKKERLYSGRPLILTDEIPVGIRSFIPFTETLAEETSHLLCLSDHFDERLIKVDRSWIADIAPKLKGFIQEVFSPGSAYLIQFNTHLSITFVSGLILNPKSGVKAFPVQRGDGLMAWIPDIHFDKEPDYTSFNEEFSDNQLNQGDTVVAISVTRNVKSHVEWYVEDRNLQVQAFYHFCMPSEGFKAIKDGTHAWLLAEQVIKVLDRRNPRQRKGKVHFFIAAPGGFVFFLGQQAANIPGIELYEHDLSGDGSYHSSFSLPL, encoded by the coding sequence ATGGGTAAAGCTATTGATGCTATAAATGCTGGTCTGACTTATCAGAATTTGTATTTTTGGGTATTTGCTTCCGAATTGCTACATAAAGAATCCAACATTCGAATCGTATCATATGAAGATGATCGGGTTAAATCTCTCGATGATGTTGTAGTTGAATATGTTAAACCAATTGCAGGCGATTATGGTATTGATGATGAAATTACGATGGATTTTTACCAAGTTAAGTATCATGTTAAGAATACAGAACAGATTGAATTGCTGGACCTCATTAACCCTTCATTTATTAACGCTTCGACACACTCATTTTTACACAGAGTTCGGGATGCTATAAAGCAAGGATACACCAAAGCTCGATTCCATCTACTAACTCCATGGAACATTCAAAAAGGTGATCTCTTAGAAAAGTTGTTGGATAATCATCACAATAAGTTGAATTTAGATTTATTCTTCGACGGAAGACAGAGAAGTAAAATTGCACTGGCTCGAAAATCTATGATAGAACAACTCGAGCTTCGTGATGAGGATGAATTGCGACAAATCCTTAGAAGTATTCGTATTCAACATAGTAAACCAGGTATCTCAATAATGATTAAAGAACAACTAAACACAAAATTAATGCTGGCTGGCCTTAAGCCAATTGATGCAACGATTCTTGTCAACCCATATAATGATTTAATTGTCAATTGCGCCAGTAAAGGGAGTAAAAAATTTAACAAAGATAATCTTCTCAGATTATGTAAAAAAGAGAGGCTATACTCAGGACGACCTTTGATTCTAACCGATGAAATTCCAGTCGGAATAAGAAGTTTTATTCCTTTTACTGAAACTCTAGCAGAAGAGACTAGCCATCTACTTTGTCTAAGTGACCATTTTGATGAACGACTAATCAAAGTGGACCGCAGCTGGATTGCTGATATTGCACCAAAACTAAAGGGATTCATACAAGAAGTTTTTTCACCAGGTAGTGCCTACTTAATTCAATTTAATACACATCTCTCTATAACATTTGTTTCAGGATTGATACTTAATCCTAAATCTGGAGTGAAGGCATTTCCAGTACAACGTGGTGATGGATTGATGGCTTGGATACCAGATATACATTTTGATAAAGAACCTGACTACACAAGCTTCAATGAAGAGTTTTCAGATAATCAATTAAATCAAGGGGATACAGTAGTTGCAATTAGTGTAACCCGTAATGTTAAATCTCATGTTGAATGGTATGTAGAGGATAGGAATCTTCAAGTACAGGCTTTCTATCATTTTTGTATGCCTTCAGAGGGATTTAAAGCTATAAAAGATGGTACTCACGCTTGGTTGCTTGCAGAGCAAGTCATTAAGGTGCTTGATCGACGTAACCCACGCCAAAGAAAAGGAAAAGTTCACTTTTTTATTGCTGCGCCGGGTGGATTTGTTTTCTTCCTTGGTCAACAAGCAGCTAATATACCTGGAATAGAGCTATATGAACATGATTTATCAGGAGATGGATCATATCATTCTTCGTTTTCACTCCCACTCTAA